The segment CGGGATGCTCTTTCCGGACCGCTCTGCCGCCTGAACCGCTGTCTCCTCCACCAGTTTGCGCATCTCTTTCAGCTCATTCACATGACCCACCAGCGGGATCATGATTTCGGGCTGGACCGCAATCCCTTCCCCGGTCACTTCCGCCGCCGCCAGGAAGATCGCCTCCACCTGCATGGCGTAGATTTCGGGATGGATCAGACCGAGGCGACAGCCGCGATGGCCCAGCATCGGATTGAATTCGTGGAGTTGCCGAACTTTGCGTAACAGTTCCTCTTTTTCCCGAATAAGATTCGGATCCACCCCTTCGGTCATCTGCAAGCGAACCCGCTCCGTCAACAGATCTTCCAGATTGGGCAGAAACTCATGGAGAGGGGGATCCAAGAGTCGAATCGTGACGGGAAGACCTTCCATCGCCCGGAAGATTCCCACAAAATCCGCTGTCTGCATGGGGAGCAGCTTGGCGAGGGGCTTCCGTCTCTCTTCAGTCGACTCCGCCAGTATCATCTCCCGTACCAGCGGGACACGGTCCGCCGCCATAAACATATGTTCCGTCCGGCAGAGGCCCACTCCCTCCGCCCCGAACTCCCGGGCTTTGGCCGCATCCTCCGGGTTGTCCGCATTGGTCCGGACCCGGAGTCTGCGAACCTCGTCGGCCCACCGGAGTAACCGTTGGAATTCCCCGGACAGCTCCGGATCGATCAACGGGACCTCTCCCCGGATCACTTCCCCGGTTCCGCCGTCGATGGAAAGTACGTCCCCTTCCCGTAACAAAGCGTTTCCGATGCGCAATTCTCTCTTTTTGGAATCGATCCGGGCTGTTTCACAACCGCAGATACAGGGTTTGCCCATACCCCGGGCCACCACGGCGGCATGGCTGGTCATCCCGCCCCGGCTGGTGAGGATGCCCTGGGCACTGACCATCCCGTGGATATCTTCCGGTGTCGTCTCCGTCCGGACCAGAATCACTTTCTTCCCTTCCTGGGCTTGCCGTTCCGCAGTGTCAGCATCGAAGACGATCTGCCCCGAAGCGGCGCCGGGTGAGGCGGGAAGTCCCTTGACCAGAACATCCAATGAGGCATCGGGATCGATCCGTCGGTGCAACAGCTGGTCCAGTTGTTCCGGGTCCACTCTCTGCAAGGCCGTCTTTTTATCGATCACGCCTTCTTCCACCATGTCGGCGGCGATTTTCACAGCCGCCCGGGCCGTCCTTTTGCCGTTGCGGGTTTGCAGGATGTAGAGCTTGCCCCGCTCCACGGTGAACTCAATATCCTGCATGTCCCGGTAGTGGGCCTCCAGCCGGGTGCTGATCCTCCGGAACTCTTCATAGATCAGGGGCAGACGCTCCGACAGGGCGGCGATCGGTTCCGGCGTCCGGATGCCGGCCACCACATCCTCCCCCTGGGCGTTGATCAAAAACTCCCCGTAGAGCACTTTTTCCCCGGTGGAGGGGTTGCGGGTGAAGGCGACGCCGGTTCCCGAGTCGTTGCCCATATTGCCGAAAACCATCATCTGAACGTTGACCGCTGTGCCCAGGTCGTCGCTGATCTTGTGTATTTTGCGGTAGATCCGGGCCCGCTGGTTGTTCCAGGAATCAAACACAGCGATGATCGACCGGTACAACTGTTCCATGGGATCTTGCGGAAAGGGCTTCCCTGTCTCCTCCCGGACGATTCCCTTGAAAGTATCGATCACCGACAACCAATCCCCGGCGGATACTTCTGTATCCGATCGAAGCCCCAGTTCCTCTTTTTTCTTTTCGATGACCCGCTCAAAGCGATAATGGGGAATCCCCAGCACCACATCGGAGAACATCTGGATAAATCGACGGTAACAATCCCGGGCGAAGCGGGGGTTGCCGGTCAACTCCTCCAGCCCTTTCACTGTTTCATCATTCAACCCGAGATTCAGAATGGTATCCATCATCCCCGGCATGGAGATGACCGCACCGGAACGCACAGAGACCAGGAGAGGATTCGACGGATCCCCCAATTTTTTGCCTGTCTGCTGTTCCAGAGCGGACAGAGCCTGGCTGATCTCCCGTTTCCGTTCCTCTGTCAGCAGTTGGCCGGCCTCATAGTATTCGAGACAGGCCGCCGTGGTGATGGTGAACCCCTGGGGTACGGGGAGGCCGGCCTTTGTCATTTCCCCGAGGTTGGCTCCCTTTCCTCCCATCAGATCTTTCAGATCGAGTCCACCTTCCTGAAAGGGGATCACGGCTCGGCTCACAGTGGACCGCCTCCTTTTCGAAACATGTCGAGAATGATGTTGGCCGTTTCCTCCACCGCTTTGTTGGAGACGTCCAGAATGGGGCATCCCACCCGTTTCATCACCTGTTCGGAGTATTCCAGCTCCTGGAGAATGCGACCCATATTGGCATAGTTGGCCTGGGCCGTCAATCCCAAAGACTTGAGACGCTCCCTCCGAATCCCGTTCAACTGATCGGGGTCGATCGTGAGGCCGACACAACGTTCAGCTGGTACCATGAACAGTTCATCGGGAGGTTCCACTTCAGGAACCAGGGGCACATTGGCCACTTTGAGCCGCTTGTGGGCCAGATACATGGACAGAGGCGTCTTGGATGTCCGGGAGACTCCGATCAGGATCACATCCGCCCGCAGGATCCCCCGGGGATCCCGTCCATCATCGTACTTGACGGCAAACTCGATCGCTTCCACCTTGCGAAAGTAATCATCGTCCATTTTGCGAACCAAACCCGGTTCCCGTTTCGGTTCCCGTTCATACAGGTCAGCCAGACCCCTCAGCATCGGCCCCATGATATCGACGACGGGAACCCCGTGCTCCTCCGCCATTTTCAGGATATATGCCCGCAACTCGGAGACGACCATGGTGAAAGCGATCATTCCCCCCACTTCGGCGGCGGCTTCCACCGTCTCCCGGATCGTTTTTTTGTCATCCACATAAGGGGTGCGTCGGATATCCACATCTCCCCCGTTGAATTGACTGGTTGCCGCCCGGACGACGAGTTCAGCGGTTTCCCCGATGGAGTCGGACAAGACATAGACGACGGGTGCATGCAGTTGACTTGAAATGATTCTTCCCTCCCTGACGCTCTCAGACAGATGAGCCTTCTCCCAGTTCCACAAAGGCTTTGGTGATGGTCGTTTTGGTGATCCGTCCGACGATTTCAAGTCGGTCCCCACCTTTTTCCTCTTTGACCACAGGCAGGGAGTCCACTTGGTTATGGATCAGTTTGCCGGCCGCATCCAAAAGGGAATCCTCCACACGGCAGCTGATGATATTGGGCATACGGGTCATGATCACTCCCACCGGAATCGTCTGAAGATCTTGGTTTCCCATGGAACTCTTCAACAGATCCTTGCGGGAGATGACGCCGACGAGGAGACCCCCTTCCTTTACAACATACAAGGTTCCCACATCTTCCAGAAACATGGTGCAAATCGCATCGTAGACGGAAGTCTCTTCCTGGCAGACGACGGGGACAGACTTATAGTCCTTCACTGTCAACTTGCGGATGTGTTCACCCAAAAGCTGATTCCCTGTCTTTCCCGAATAAAAATATCCCACCCGCGGCCGGGCGTCCAAAAAACCGGACATCGTCAGGATGGCCAGGTCCGGTCGCAAAGTGGCCCGGGTCAGATTGAGTCGATCCGCAATTTGCTCCCCTGTGATGGGGCCTTCATCTTTTACGATGCGTATAATCATCTCCTGGCGTTCCGACAGCTGAATTGGGCTGCACCCCCTTAACGCAAACAACGATCCGATTATATGTCATACTTAATACATGCATTAAGATATAGTATATACTATATCGGAGCTGTCTTTTTCGCAACTGTTTTCCTGGCAATTTTTAATTAAAAAAGGACGGTGCATACCGTCCCTTTTCAGGATTGATTCAGGATGAAAACACGATTTTGTTAAATGCGGCAAACCTCTTCGTCAGGCGATCCGTCTCGCGAAGCAAGGCCAAACGATTGGTGCGGGTGGTCTCATCCTCCGCCATGACCAGCACATCGTCAAAAAAGCGGTGAATGGCCGGAGCCAGTTTGGCAATGGCGGCAAACATCCCCTCTGCATCCTGTCTCTTCTCCGCTGCGGAGAAATCTTCGGAAGCGGATCGGATGGAAGCGTATAACTCCCGTTCCGCCCACACCTCCAACAGATCCCGGTTGACCTGCAATTCCGATCCGCCTTTGGCGGCCAGATTGGATGCCCGACTGAACCCTTCCACAATCATTTTGAAATCCTCCCGGGCCACCGCATCCGTCAATACCCGTGCCTTCTCCAGCATCAACTGAGGACTGGAAAGATCGGACAGAAGGACCGCATCGATCAGATCATAGCGGATCCCCTTCTCCTGCAACGCCCCTTTCAAACGGAGATGGAAGAAGGCGGAGATCTCTTCTTTCACTTGTTCCCGGTCCCGTTGCAACCAGCCGTCGGCTTGCAGACGGTTGAGAGAGAGATCGATCAGAAGCGACAAGGGCAATCGACTCCAGCCCGGGTCCATCAAAATATGGACCACTGCGGAAGCTTTTCTGCGCAAGCCGTAGGGATCCTGGGACCCTGTCGGTTGAATCCCGAGGGAAAAGGCCGCCACGACGGCATCCATTTTGTCCGCCAGACTGATCAAAGATCCCAATCTCCCCTCGGGCAAACGATCACCGGCAAAACGGGGATAATGATGCTCCATAATGGCCCGGGCCACTTCCGGATCTTCCCCTGCCCGGCGGGCATACTCCTCTCCCATCACCCCACTCAGTTCGGGAAACTCATCCACCATATGGGTGGACAGATCAAACTTACAGATGTCCGCCGCCCGGAACAGCCGGCTTCGTTCCGGGTTCTCCAGACCCAGCTGATCCGCCAGTTCTTCCACCAGCTTCCGGATCCTCCGCGCCTGATCCCCCACACTGCCCAACCCCTCCAGATAGACCACCTGGTCCAGCTTGGCCACCGCGGTGGAGATGGACAGTTTCAAGTCCTCCTCATAGAAAAAGCGGGCATCCGCCAGGCGTGCGGACAACACTTTTTCATTCCCCTTGGCCACTTGCTCCAAGGCCCGGTTGTCGCCGTTTCGCACCGTGACAAAATGGGGCAGCAGATGGTGATCCCTGTCCCTCACCGGAAAATAACGTTGATGCTCCCGCATGGTGGTGATCAGAACCGCCTCTGGAAGCTCAAGAAACCGCTCATCAAAGGACCCGGACAAAGCGGTGGGAAGCTCCACCAATTGGGTCACCTCGTCCAGCAGCTCCTCATCCACGGGAATCCGCCACCCGTTCTGCTCCTCCATCCGGTGGAGTTGTTGACGGATCTCTTCCCGTCGCGCTTCCATTTCGACCATCACTTTCTGATCACGGAGAGTCTCCACATAGTCCGCCGGTTGTCCAATTTCCGTTTCCCCGCCGAGGAAACGGTGCCCAAAGGTGCGGTTCCCGCCAGTGACACCGGCCCACTTTACCGGTACCACTTCTTCTCCGAAGAGACAGACCAACCACCGAACCGGGCGAATAAACCGGGTCCGACGATCCCCCCACCGCATCGCCTTGGGGAAATGGAGTCCCTTGAGGACGTTCGCCAACTCCTCCCCGATCAGGGTGGCTGTCCGTTTTCCTTCTTGGTGCTTATGGGCAAAGACATAGGTTTCCCCTTTATATTCACGCAATTGCAATTGGTCAGGGGAGATTCCCTGTTTGCGGGCAAACCCTTCAGCCGCCTTTGTCCAGCTCCCGTCCTCTGCAACTGCGATTCGCTTGGCGGGGCCGCGAACCTCTTCTTCCACATCCGCTTGGGCATCAGCCACATTTTCCACCAACACGGCCAGACGGCGCGGGGTGGCATAGGTATGCACCTTGCCGAAAGAGAGGCGATTCTCTTCCAACCACCGGGTCAATTTTTCCCGTAACTGTTGTACCCCGCTTTCCACAAAACGCGCGGGGATCTCTTCACAGCCGATCTCCACCAACCAATTTTGTTCAGCCATGCTGGATCTCTCCCCCTTTCAGCATTGGAAATCCGAGGCGTTCCCGTTCCTCCACATAGGTTTTGGCACAGCGGCGAGCCAACCCCCGCACCCGGGCCAGATATCCCGTCCTCTCCGAGACACTGATCGCTCCCCGGGCATCCAGGAGGTTAAAGGTGTGGGAACACTTCAGCACATAATCGTAGGCGGGGAAGACCAGGTGTTCATCCAACGCCCGCCCGGCTTCCTTTTCATAGGCGTCAAACCGGTGAAAGAGTTGATCCGTATCGGAGACCTCAAATGAATACCGGGAATGTTCATACTCCGGCTGCTTGAAGATATCCCCGTAGGTGACACCATCCACCCAAGTCAGATCATAAATGTTCTCCTTGTCCTGGATGTAGGAGGCGAGGCGCTCCAATCCGTATGTAATCTCCACGGAAACCGGAGCCGCTTCCAAACCGCCGATCTGTTGAAAGTAGGTGAACTGAGTGATTTCCATTCCGTCCAACCAAACTTCCCATCCAAGTCCCGACGCTCCCAAAGCCGGATTTTCCCAGTTGTCTTCCACAAACCGGATATCGTGCTCCAACGGATTGATCCCCAGCTCTTCCAAGCTTTTAAGATATAACTCCTGTATATGGTCCGGAGACGGCTTCATAATCACTTGGAACTGATGGTGCTGGTAGACCCGGTTCGGGTTTTCTCCATACCGGCCGTCCGCCGGACGCCGGGAGGGTTCCACATAGGCCACATTCCATGGTTCCGGACCGAGTGACCGCAAAAAGGTCATGGGATTCATGGTTCCCGCCCCGGTTTCCACATCATAGGGCTGAGCCAGAACACAGCCCCTGGCACTCCAGTAGGATTGCAATTTCAAGATGATCTCTTGTATGTTCATTCGATCCCACCTCCAAAATGGCATAAAAAAACCTTCCACCCCTCGGAAGCATGCACCGCTCCCATAGGGACGGGAGGTTTCCCGCGGTTCCACCCTATTTGACCGGTCAGCTGTTCCGCCACCGGTCCCCTCGATTCCAATTGCGCTCCAGACCGCCTTTCACCGGGTTTGTGGCCGGGCTTTCACCCTCCCCGACTCGCTTGGTCACAAATGGGCCGGCTACTCCCTTCTCTCATCGCGCATTTTCAATATAGTTTTCCGGATAGTGTAGTTATATCAAATCCCATGCGGCTGTGTCAATGTTCTCACCCATTCCGCCAGTCTTTTTTCATTCGGTCCAAAAAGTCCCGGGATCGGAGAGGCAGATCGATGTATTCGTCGATAAAGGAGCGAAGGATTCGCTCCAGTTGACGTCGGGTCTCTTCTTTCACCCGGATTTGCCCCAATCGCTGCGGCGAGATTCCGGCCAAGGTCCCGAGAATCCGGGCAGCGGCGGGAGAGAGGAACAGTGCCTCCGGATCCCGGTGTGAGCAACCGGAACAGAGGAACCCTCCCTGTCGGACACTGAACTTGACAGGCGTATCTGCACCTCCACACTGGACACAACCCTGCAAACGAGGGCGATAGCCGGCTGATTCCAACACTTTCAATTCAAAGATCCGGGACAGGATTTCGGGGTCCACCCCCTCTTCCAGCAGGTTCAACACCGTCTCCAACCAGACGTAGACGGGGAGATCCGGTTCTTTTTCCTCCTTCAGTTTATCCAGAAATTCAGTCCAATAGGCGGCGTAGGAAGCCCGAACCAGATCGGAGCGAAGGAGATGGCGGGACTCCAGAATGTCTCCCTGGGACAGAGTGGCCATCCCGGATCCGGTAAAACAAAGATATTCTCCCGAGGTAAAAGGCTGAGTGACCGCCGCCAACCGACTCTTCGGCTTTTTCGCCCCTCTGGCCATCACCGCATACTTGCCATGCGCCTTTGTAAACAGAATGACCACCTTATGGCTTTCCCCATAATCCCGGGTCCGGATGACGACCCCTTCCAGCTTCTCCAACATCGGCGCTTCCCCTCATCTCTCCTTCTCCTTTTCCTTCTCCCGCAAAATGTCTGTATCTCTCCGTTCGGCGAGGGTTTCAGTATCCTTGTACAGGAGATACGCGTCTATGTTGCCGGTCACCGCAAAACAATTCCAGGAAAAATTGCGCAACCCGTCTCATCCTTTCCGCCGACGAATCTCATGCTAACGGTTAGGATGACCTCCAGAAAGGAGAGTATGAACGGCAGTTTCTAGAAGCATTGTGAATGAGTTTTGCCCGGGTCGGTCGGGATTGGGTTTCACATGTCGTTTTCGTTGTTCTGACGATCCAAAATCACTCCATGTGAAACCCAACCCTCCCTACATAGCGAGACCGGGAACGAAGTGACCTGGCGAGACTTGTGCTGGTGAGTGCATAGCGAGACCGGGAACGGAGTGACCTAGGCGAGACTTGTGCCCTATATGGGGTATGAATGGCTTTTTCACAATGCTTCAGATATTGTTTCCACCTGTCATTCTTCATCACGGTAGCCGAACTGCCGCAACAGAAACTCCTCGTTCCGCCAATCTTTTTTCACCTTCACCCACAGATCGAGGTAAACCCGGCTCCCCAAAAGGCGTTGGATCTCTTCCCGCGCCCGTCGGCCCACCTCTTTCAGCATGGAGCCTTGTTTTCCGATCAAGATCCCCTTCTGGGATTGACGTTCGGTATAAATGGTGGCCCGTACAAACACCCGGCCTTCTTCCTCCTCTTTCATCTCCTCCACTACGACCGCCACCGAATGGGGTACCTCTTCCCGGGTCAGATGCAACACCTTTTCCCGGACCAACTCCCCGATGATAAACCGCTCCGGGTGATCGGTGACATACTCCGAGGGGTAATAGGCGGGACCTTCGGGCAACTCCCGGCGGATCAGGTCGAGGAGGGTGGTGGTGTTGTTGCCGTACAGTGCGGAAACAGGCACCACCTCTTTGAATGAGAAGGTCTTTCGATACCTGTCGATCAGGGGCAGCAGAGTGTCGGGATGCACTTGATCGATCTTGTTGACCACCAGAAAGACCGGTGTCTTCACCGCTTTCAATTGTTCCATGATAAACCGGTCCCCGGGTCCCATCCCCTCCTTGGCATCCACCAGGAACAGGATGACATCCACCTCTTCAAAGGTCTCCCGGGCTGTCTGCACCATCCAGTCTCCCAGTCGGGATTTGGGTTTGTGAATCCCCGGAGTGTCCAGAAATATGATCTGTTCTGCCTCGGTGGTATACACTCCCCGGATTTTGTTCCGGGTCGTCTGAGGTTTATCCGACATAATGGCCACCTTTTGTCCCAACACCTGGTTCAACAGAGTGGATTTCCCCACATTGGGGCGTCCGATCAAGGTGACAAAACCGGACTTAAACGCTGGCTCCTTCATCGAGTTCCTCCTTGTCAAAGGCACCTGGCAACAGCTCGCCGACGGTCGTTTCCTGAATTTTTCCGTCCAGGTTGGCGAGATATACTTTCATCCCGGGGGAACAAAATTCAACCATCACCTGCCGGCATGCGCCGCAAGGAGAGACGGGACCCAAAGTTGCCCCCACCACCGCCAGGGCCCGGAATTTCACCGCCCCTTCAGACACTGCCTTGAAAAAAGCGGTCCGTTCCGCGCAATTGGTCAGTCCGAAGGAGGCATTTTCCACATTGCAACCGGAAAAGACCCTTCCATCTTCCGTCAAGAGAGCCGCCCCCACCGGAAACCCGGAGTAGGGTACGTAGGCCCGCTGCCATGCTTTTTTCGCTTCTTCAATCAACTGTTCCCGGTTCACCCGAAATCCCTTCCTTCCTGAAATCCTTTACGGAACCGATTTCTCTGACGGGGGGCACAACCACGCCGCCGGAGATGATATATTTCAGCCCGTCTTCCACAGACATGTCCAAAAAGGTCACATCTGCCGCGGGGACGAGAACCAGCCACCCGGAAGTGGGATTGGGTGTGGTCGGCAGGAAGATATTGAGCATCCGGTTCTTGCTCCTTCTCTGGATCTCCCCGTTTCCTTCCCCCGTGTAAAACCCGAGGGTGTAGACCCCTTTTCGCGGGTATTCCACCATCACCACTTGCTTGAAACTGGTCTTATCATGGGCAAAGGTACTTGTGATCTGTTGAACTGTCGAGTAAATATTCCGTGCCAGGGGGATCCGTGAGAAAAGATGCTCCGTGAAACGGAGCACCTGTTTCCCGATCAAACTGCGGGCCATCATCCCGATCAAGATGAGAATTCCCAGCGTGAGCAGGGTGCCCACCCCGGGAATGTGGGTGCGAAACACAATCCCCCCGATCACCAACGGAAACTGGACCACTCCCAGCCAATGGAGAAGCTTGGCCGTCGCCACTCCCAGGGTCGGATCGATAATCGCAAAAAGAAGCTTCAGAACATAGAGGGTCGCCACTGTGGGGAGAAGGGCAATCACCCCCAGGATGAGATATGTACGGATCCGTTTCCACATCCGATTGGGCCTCTCCTTTCAACTCACATCAGAAAAAAACCGGCAACAGCGATGACAACCCCCAGAAAAACTCCCAGAAGGACAGCCTGCTTCCTGGTTTTCATCTGCAAGCGGGTGCCCAGGAGAAGGAAATACAGCAACAGCACAAGAATGATCACCAGCCAGTTGGCTGTCATCATCATCAGAGAAGCCGCAATCAAGCTGGCCAGTGACATCGTCATGCTGGGCTCCCATTCCGGCCTGCCGATCCGGTTAAAAATCCCTTTCAAGGAAAGAGTGAGGAAGAAATCGAAAACGATCAGGGCCGCCAACCCGATGTTGAGGGGGTGGGAGGTTCGCTCCAGGGATTGGAGGGAGAGGATATCCAGGTAGGGATAAAAGATGCTGAGACCGACCACCACTGCCATCCCCGCAGACAGAAGCACTGCTCCCGCCGCCACATCCTTCGCCACCTTGGCCAAGGGATGGAAATCCCGGGTCACCAGATCGATCACTGCTTCGACGGCTGTATTAATCAGTTCGGCCACGATCACCAGGAGGATGCAGACAAACAGAATCAGCACCTCCACCTTGGTGAGGGGAAGCCACAGACTGAACAACAGTACACCGAGAGCGGCCAGAAAATGAATCCGCATGTTCTGCTGGGTGACGAGGGTGTATTTGAGACCTTCCAGGGCGTAGCGGAAACTGGCCAACAATGAGGATTTCCGCATCTCGAATCACCCCTGCCTTGTCAATCCGACCCGGGACAGGATCGCCTCCTGCCGGGAGAACATCTCCTCTTCCTCTTCATCTGTTCCGTGATCATATCCGAGCAGATGCAAAAAGCCGTGCACCGCCAAAAAACCCAGTTCCCGTTCCAGGGAGTGTCCGTACTGTGCAGCTTGTTCTCTCGCCCTCGGCAGAGAGATGACAATATCCCCGAGAGGAAGGGGTTCTCCTTCCGGCGATCCCCACTCTTCCCCCGGTTCCCACTGGGGAAAAGAGAGCACATCTGTCGGCCGGTCCACCTGCCGGTACTCCCGGTTCAGGCGGTGAATCTCTTCATCATCCACAATCGTCACCGCCACCTCGGCAGGCGGCGTCTGTTCCGTCTCCGCCGCCTGCATGAGACAACGCTCCACCCAGGGCAACCATGTATCTTCCTGTTCGGTGAGGTGGGGACGAACCTCTGATTCCACACGCAAACTCATGCAGGCTTCACCCCTTTCCCTTGGTGACTGTCTTCCGGATACTCAATTCTGGAGTGAAAGATCCCCTGAAGTGTTTCACAGATGGAGCGGGCAATCAGATCCAGTTCCTTGAATGTCAGATCGCATTCATCAAACTGGCCGTCTTCCAGCCGATCCTGGATGATTTTACGCACCATGTTCTCCACCCGCTCCGGGCTGGGCCGGGCCAGAGAGCGAACCGCCGCTTCCACACAATCGGCGATGCCCACGATGGCCGCCTCCTTAAATTGGGCCTTGGGACCCGGGTAACGGTAATCCGCCTCCAACACCTGGGCCCCGTCACTCTGTTCCCGTGCCTGGTGGTAAAAATATTTGAGCAAGGTGGTGCCGTGGTGTTGGGCGGCGATATCACAGATCGGCGTGGGAATGTTATACTCCCTGAGCATCTCATAGCCATCCTTGGCATGGGAGATAATGATGCTCTTACTCAGATTGGGAGAAATTTTATCGTGGGGATTTTCCGCCATCTGGTTTTCGATGAAAAACTGGGGTCGTTTGGTTTTACCCACATCATGATAATAAGCACCCACCCGGCAGAGCAGACCGTTGGCCCCGACCGCTTCCGCGGCGGCTTCCGCCAGGTTGCCCACGATCACCGAATGATGGTAGGTCCCCGGTGTCTCGATCAGCAGTTTCCGCAACAGCGGATGGTTGGGATTGGAAAGTTCCAACAGCCGCAAAGGGGACAACATGTCAAAAACCGTTTCAAAGTGTTGCAGAAATCCGATGGTCAAGACTGCGGAAAAAATTCCGCCGGCCGCTCCAAACCCGAGGGACTGGAGCAGAATCCATCCATCTCCGTCCACCGGAACCAGGGCATACAATGCCGCGATGGTGAGAACGCTGGCTCCCGACGAAAAAAGTCCGGCGCGGAAGATGGATAACCGGTTACGAACCCCGGATAAGGCAAAGGCGGCGGCTGAGCCGCTCACAAAAGAGACCAAACCGTAACGGAAGTCAAACAGAACATGGCTGCCTTCGTTAAAATACATCCCCGAGAACACCCCGAACAGGATGGCACACCACAACGCCAACTGCAAATCCAGCAGGAGGGCGATCAGCATCGTCCCCAGGGCGGCCGGGGCCATGTAACCTACAGTGCTCCATTCCAGATTCTGCCCCAAGCTGATCACCTTCATCCCCAGCATGGTCAGCAGAAACACCGATAAGAGCATGGTGGTCTTCACATTGTCACGGTATACTTCCGGACGGAACCAGCGGACGAAAGAGGCAAGCAGTCCCAGAACCACCGCGATCAACAGA is part of the Kroppenstedtia eburnea genome and harbors:
- the ppdK gene encoding pyruvate, phosphate dikinase — translated: MSRAVIPFQEGGLDLKDLMGGKGANLGEMTKAGLPVPQGFTITTAACLEYYEAGQLLTEERKREISQALSALEQQTGKKLGDPSNPLLVSVRSGAVISMPGMMDTILNLGLNDETVKGLEELTGNPRFARDCYRRFIQMFSDVVLGIPHYRFERVIEKKKEELGLRSDTEVSAGDWLSVIDTFKGIVREETGKPFPQDPMEQLYRSIIAVFDSWNNQRARIYRKIHKISDDLGTAVNVQMMVFGNMGNDSGTGVAFTRNPSTGEKVLYGEFLINAQGEDVVAGIRTPEPIAALSERLPLIYEEFRRISTRLEAHYRDMQDIEFTVERGKLYILQTRNGKRTARAAVKIAADMVEEGVIDKKTALQRVDPEQLDQLLHRRIDPDASLDVLVKGLPASPGAASGQIVFDADTAERQAQEGKKVILVRTETTPEDIHGMVSAQGILTSRGGMTSHAAVVARGMGKPCICGCETARIDSKKRELRIGNALLREGDVLSIDGGTGEVIRGEVPLIDPELSGEFQRLLRWADEVRRLRVRTNADNPEDAAKAREFGAEGVGLCRTEHMFMAADRVPLVREMILAESTEERRKPLAKLLPMQTADFVGIFRAMEGLPVTIRLLDPPLHEFLPNLEDLLTERVRLQMTEGVDPNLIREKEELLRKVRQLHEFNPMLGHRGCRLGLIHPEIYAMQVEAIFLAAAEVTGEGIAVQPEIMIPLVGHVNELKEMRKLVEETAVQAAERSGKSIPYTVGTMIEVPRAALTAAEIAEEADFFSFGTNDLTQTTFGYSRDDAEGKFLHHYIEGKILPENPFISLDTDGVGRLVSIGVQEGRKTKPHLKTGICGEHGGEKNSIQFCHRAGLDYVSCSPFRVPLARLAAAQAALS
- a CDS encoding pyruvate, water dikinase regulatory protein encodes the protein MSSQLHAPVVYVLSDSIGETAELVVRAATSQFNGGDVDIRRTPYVDDKKTIRETVEAAAEVGGMIAFTMVVSELRAYILKMAEEHGVPVVDIMGPMLRGLADLYEREPKREPGLVRKMDDDYFRKVEAIEFAVKYDDGRDPRGILRADVILIGVSRTSKTPLSMYLAHKRLKVANVPLVPEVEPPDELFMVPAERCVGLTIDPDQLNGIRRERLKSLGLTAQANYANMGRILQELEYSEQVMKRVGCPILDVSNKAVEETANIILDMFRKGGGPL
- a CDS encoding helix-turn-helix transcriptional regulator — encoded protein: MIIRIVKDEGPITGEQIADRLNLTRATLRPDLAILTMSGFLDARPRVGYFYSGKTGNQLLGEHIRKLTVKDYKSVPVVCQEETSVYDAICTMFLEDVGTLYVVKEGGLLVGVISRKDLLKSSMGNQDLQTIPVGVIMTRMPNIISCRVEDSLLDAAGKLIHNQVDSLPVVKEEKGGDRLEIVGRITKTTITKAFVELGEGSSV
- the glyS gene encoding glycine--tRNA ligase subunit beta; the encoded protein is MAEQNWLVEIGCEEIPARFVESGVQQLREKLTRWLEENRLSFGKVHTYATPRRLAVLVENVADAQADVEEEVRGPAKRIAVAEDGSWTKAAEGFARKQGISPDQLQLREYKGETYVFAHKHQEGKRTATLIGEELANVLKGLHFPKAMRWGDRRTRFIRPVRWLVCLFGEEVVPVKWAGVTGGNRTFGHRFLGGETEIGQPADYVETLRDQKVMVEMEARREEIRQQLHRMEEQNGWRIPVDEELLDEVTQLVELPTALSGSFDERFLELPEAVLITTMREHQRYFPVRDRDHHLLPHFVTVRNGDNRALEQVAKGNEKVLSARLADARFFYEEDLKLSISTAVAKLDQVVYLEGLGSVGDQARRIRKLVEELADQLGLENPERSRLFRAADICKFDLSTHMVDEFPELSGVMGEEYARRAGEDPEVARAIMEHHYPRFAGDRLPEGRLGSLISLADKMDAVVAAFSLGIQPTGSQDPYGLRRKASAVVHILMDPGWSRLPLSLLIDLSLNRLQADGWLQRDREQVKEEISAFFHLRLKGALQEKGIRYDLIDAVLLSDLSSPQLMLEKARVLTDAVAREDFKMIVEGFSRASNLAAKGGSELQVNRDLLEVWAERELYASIRSASEDFSAAEKRQDAEGMFAAIAKLAPAIHRFFDDVLVMAEDETTRTNRLALLRETDRLTKRFAAFNKIVFSS
- the glyQ gene encoding glycine--tRNA ligase subunit alpha, giving the protein MNIQEIILKLQSYWSARGCVLAQPYDVETGAGTMNPMTFLRSLGPEPWNVAYVEPSRRPADGRYGENPNRVYQHHQFQVIMKPSPDHIQELYLKSLEELGINPLEHDIRFVEDNWENPALGASGLGWEVWLDGMEITQFTYFQQIGGLEAAPVSVEITYGLERLASYIQDKENIYDLTWVDGVTYGDIFKQPEYEHSRYSFEVSDTDQLFHRFDAYEKEAGRALDEHLVFPAYDYVLKCSHTFNLLDARGAISVSERTGYLARVRGLARRCAKTYVEERERLGFPMLKGGEIQHG
- the recO gene encoding DNA repair protein RecO, which codes for MLEKLEGVVIRTRDYGESHKVVILFTKAHGKYAVMARGAKKPKSRLAAVTQPFTSGEYLCFTGSGMATLSQGDILESRHLLRSDLVRASYAAYWTEFLDKLKEEKEPDLPVYVWLETVLNLLEEGVDPEILSRIFELKVLESAGYRPRLQGCVQCGGADTPVKFSVRQGGFLCSGCSHRDPEALFLSPAAARILGTLAGISPQRLGQIRVKEETRRQLERILRSFIDEYIDLPLRSRDFLDRMKKDWRNG
- a CDS encoding YqzL family protein is translated as MRNFSWNCFAVTGNIDAYLLYKDTETLAERRDTDILREKEKEKER